The Nocardioides salarius genome includes a region encoding these proteins:
- a CDS encoding helix-turn-helix domain-containing protein, translated as MARTLLDLLYDEAPRADFDRLVEEAGDDPDARRSYDVALRLRELIARQRSREAELSALYDTASDLTAIRDVNAILSAIVRRARQLLKADMTYLSLNDEGEGASYMKVTDGALSAEFRTLRLPLGTGLLGLVAQTGAPYFTSDYQHDERFVHRRFVDDAVAGEGIRAILGVPLVVEGRVIGALLATHRTVRPFPPEEVSLLTSFAAHASVALENARLFADLDEANAQLRAQAEAVEEAARAHDQLTGLLLHRSTLAEVVAVLGEVLGGSRVAVLDADGHVLAGDAAPGPGPGRAALDQAVASGHSVELDDGYLAPALAGQEHLATVLVHGGPRLDRAGRRTLERGAIVAGLVLLFARSVDEAEERLGGALLTDLIEGSEADPARLRQRARSQRLRLDAGCVVAVAEVPTGERHRAARAAARLARAAEGLAVEHRGRPVLLVPAHDDAQAVGQRLRAALAEACGEPVTLGVAPGPRHPVDGALPAAYDEARRCLEALLALGRVGECADPAALGVTRLLLGTSGPGELDDFVARALGPVLDHDRRRGTDLVTTLEAWFAEGGRSRAAAERLHVHPNTVAQRLDRVTELLGARWREPDAALDLQLALRVARLRSQQPAD; from the coding sequence GTGGCCCGCACCCTGCTCGACCTGCTGTACGACGAGGCGCCGCGCGCCGACTTCGACCGGCTCGTCGAGGAGGCGGGGGACGACCCCGACGCCCGCCGCTCGTACGACGTCGCCTTGCGGCTGCGCGAGCTGATCGCGCGCCAGCGCTCCCGCGAGGCCGAGCTCTCGGCGCTCTACGACACCGCCAGCGACCTGACCGCGATCCGCGACGTCAACGCGATCCTCAGCGCGATCGTGCGCCGCGCCCGCCAGCTGCTCAAGGCCGACATGACCTACCTCTCCCTCAACGACGAGGGCGAGGGGGCGTCGTACATGAAGGTCACCGACGGGGCGCTGTCGGCGGAGTTCCGCACGCTGCGCCTGCCGCTGGGCACCGGGCTGCTGGGTCTGGTGGCGCAGACGGGGGCGCCCTACTTCACCTCCGACTACCAGCACGACGAGCGCTTCGTGCACCGCCGCTTCGTCGACGACGCCGTGGCCGGCGAGGGGATCCGCGCGATCCTGGGGGTGCCGCTGGTCGTCGAGGGGCGGGTGATCGGCGCCCTGCTGGCCACCCACCGCACCGTGCGCCCCTTCCCGCCCGAGGAGGTCTCGCTGCTGACGTCCTTCGCCGCGCACGCGAGCGTGGCGCTCGAGAACGCCCGCCTCTTCGCCGACCTCGACGAGGCCAACGCCCAGCTGCGCGCCCAGGCCGAGGCCGTCGAGGAGGCGGCCCGCGCCCACGACCAGCTGACCGGTCTGCTGCTGCACCGCAGCACCCTCGCCGAGGTGGTCGCGGTGTTGGGCGAGGTGCTGGGCGGCAGCCGGGTCGCGGTCCTCGACGCCGACGGCCACGTGCTGGCCGGCGACGCCGCGCCCGGCCCCGGTCCCGGGCGCGCCGCGCTCGACCAGGCGGTCGCCTCGGGGCACTCGGTGGAGCTCGACGACGGCTACCTCGCCCCCGCCCTGGCTGGCCAGGAGCACCTCGCGACGGTGCTGGTGCACGGTGGACCGCGCCTGGACCGCGCGGGGCGGCGCACGCTGGAGCGCGGCGCCATCGTCGCCGGCCTGGTGCTGCTCTTCGCCCGCTCGGTCGACGAGGCGGAGGAGCGGCTGGGGGGTGCGCTGCTCACCGACCTGATCGAGGGCAGCGAGGCCGACCCGGCCCGGCTGCGCCAGCGCGCGCGGAGCCAGCGGCTGCGCCTCGACGCGGGTTGCGTGGTCGCGGTCGCGGAGGTGCCCACGGGGGAGCGGCACCGCGCGGCGCGGGCCGCGGCCCGCCTGGCCCGTGCCGCCGAGGGCCTCGCCGTCGAGCACCGGGGCCGGCCGGTGCTGCTGGTGCCGGCCCACGACGACGCGCAGGCGGTGGGGCAGCGGCTGCGCGCCGCGCTGGCCGAGGCCTGCGGCGAGCCGGTGACGCTCGGGGTCGCCCCGGGGCCCCGGCACCCCGTCGACGGTGCGCTGCCGGCGGCGTACGACGAGGCGCGCCGCTGCCTCGAGGCGCTGCTGGCGCTGGGCCGCGTGGGCGAGTGCGCCGACCCGGCGGCCCTGGGGGTGACCCGGCTGCTGCTCGGCACGAGCGGGCCCGGTGAGCTCGACGACTTCGTGGCGCGGGCGCTCGGGCCGGTCCTCGACCACGACCGGCGGCGCGGCACCGACCTGGTGACCACGCTGGAGGCGTGGTTCGCGGAGGGCGGCCGGTCGCGGGCCGCGGCCGAGCGCCTGCACGTGCACCCCAACACGGTGGCGCAGCGGCTCGACCGGGTCACCGAGCTGCTGGGGGCCCGGTGGCGCGAGCCCGACGCGGCGCTCGACCTGCAGCTGGCGCTGCGGGTGGCCCGGCTGCGCTCGCAGCAGCCCGCGGACTGA
- a CDS encoding response regulator transcription factor — MTQDAPERRALVVEDDEDIRSLIEFTLGTQGFAVTAVDTGPKAIEAVRAQEPDLITLDLGLPGIDGIETCRRLRELTDAYVVMITGRDDEIDRLLGLETGADDFLTKPFSVRELKARVNALFRRPRRVEPRGLAAPVGTPGEPDAAAAEPAPAPVQTLPDHELLEHGPLRVDVDGRRAFHGDTELTLTRTEFDLLTELMRTPARVWTREALLRSVWGTDWATDTHLVEVHVGNLRRKIEAGQQGVRLIRTVRGVGYRMETLPA; from the coding sequence ATGACCCAGGACGCCCCCGAGCGCCGCGCGCTGGTCGTCGAGGACGACGAGGACATCCGGTCGCTGATCGAGTTCACGCTCGGCACGCAGGGCTTCGCGGTGACCGCCGTCGACACCGGCCCCAAGGCGATCGAGGCGGTGCGGGCCCAGGAGCCCGACCTGATCACCCTCGACCTGGGCCTGCCCGGCATCGACGGCATCGAGACCTGCCGGCGCCTGCGCGAGCTGACCGACGCCTACGTCGTGATGATCACCGGGCGCGACGACGAGATCGACCGGCTGCTCGGGCTCGAGACCGGTGCCGACGACTTCCTGACCAAGCCGTTCTCGGTGCGCGAGCTCAAGGCCCGGGTCAACGCGCTGTTCCGGCGTCCCCGGCGCGTGGAGCCCCGGGGGCTGGCCGCACCGGTCGGGACCCCGGGTGAGCCGGACGCGGCTGCCGCCGAGCCGGCGCCTGCCCCGGTGCAGACGCTGCCCGACCACGAGCTGCTCGAGCACGGCCCGCTGCGCGTCGACGTCGACGGGCGCCGTGCGTTCCACGGCGACACCGAGCTGACCCTGACGCGCACCGAGTTCGACCTGCTCACCGAGCTGATGCGGACGCCCGCGCGGGTCTGGACCCGTGAGGCGCTGCTGCGCTCGGTGTGGGGCACCGACTGGGCCACCGACACCCACCTCGTCGAGGTGCACGTGGGCAACCTGCGCCGCAAGATCGAGGCCGGCCAGCAGGGCGTGCGCCTGATCCGCACGGTGCGCGGCGTCGGCTACCGCATGGAGACGCTGCCCGCCTGA
- a CDS encoding Hpt domain-containing protein: MRVLDTAVITQLGTDLGDRAFVDRFVGTYLRMLPGRVGRVLTALEAEDHDDLMDAVLSLRTSATTVGAVALASLARDVEQHVRAGDTVGARRAVRRLSSTAQQTCQALAGVAS; the protein is encoded by the coding sequence ATGCGCGTCCTCGACACCGCTGTGATCACCCAGCTGGGCACGGACCTCGGTGACCGCGCCTTCGTCGACCGCTTCGTCGGCACCTACCTCCGGATGCTCCCGGGCCGGGTGGGGCGTGTCCTGACCGCCCTCGAGGCCGAGGACCACGACGACCTGATGGACGCGGTGCTGAGCCTGCGCACCTCCGCGACCACCGTCGGGGCCGTCGCGCTGGCGAGCCTGGCCCGGGACGTCGAGCAGCACGTGCGGGCCGGTGACACCGTCGGCGCCCGGCGCGCCGTACGCCGCCTCTCGAGCACGGCCCAGCAGACCTGCCAGGCGCTGGCCGGCGTCGCCTCCTGA
- a CDS encoding TasA family protein — MASKTASSRKSVTRVVASVALVAGATAVAGLGTFGSFTSSTQATEAVAAGETKIELAGQGAQGLDVAAVNLVPGDSVERAVQLSRAGATEGFGSVALSTTSAAVVPSVLTSDVKDGLRLSIDQCATAWVEAAESKKMTCAGEVTSILSSVPVIAANRDLAAVTKTLNGESKVSNLRVTLALPQSAGNDFQLKSDSVKFVFDATQRAAEAR, encoded by the coding sequence ATGGCCTCGAAGACCGCTTCTTCTCGTAAGTCCGTCACTCGTGTCGTTGCGTCGGTGGCGCTGGTTGCTGGTGCGACGGCGGTGGCGGGTCTGGGCACGTTCGGTTCGTTCACGTCCTCGACCCAGGCCACCGAGGCGGTGGCGGCGGGGGAGACGAAGATCGAGCTGGCCGGGCAGGGCGCGCAGGGTCTGGACGTGGCTGCGGTGAACCTGGTGCCCGGTGACAGCGTGGAGCGTGCGGTGCAGCTGAGCCGTGCTGGTGCTACCGAGGGGTTCGGGTCGGTGGCGCTGTCCACGACGTCGGCGGCCGTGGTGCCCTCGGTCCTGACCAGCGATGTCAAGGACGGGCTGCGGCTGTCCATCGACCAGTGCGCCACGGCGTGGGTCGAGGCGGCTGAGTCGAAGAAGATGACGTGTGCCGGTGAGGTGACCTCGATCCTGTCCTCGGTGCCGGTGATCGCGGCGAACCGTGACCTGGCGGCGGTGACCAAGACCCTCAACGGCGAGTCGAAGGTCTCGAACCTGCGGGTCACCCTGGCCCTGCCCCAGAGCGCGGGCAACGACTTCCAGCTCAAGAGCGACAGCGTGAAGTTCGTCTTCGACGCCACCCAGCGCGCCGCCGAGGCCCGCTGA
- a CDS encoding signal peptidase I, with protein sequence MSSPAVPLVVGRHRATTVRTMAPRRSSTPVTAGGTSPAPAPRRPVRRTARVLRRLGRVVTSLLVVAALAFFLFFAVGPHVLGYRTATMLTGSMEPGIMVGDVVVTAERPIADVTVGDVITYAIPIEDNRVETHRVTEVIRGEDGSVAVRTKGDNNPNVDPWVATLEGDTVWEVQAVVPKVGSVIRALRTPVLNDVILYGALGAVLLLGLGRIWASEDSDDSDDADDAEA encoded by the coding sequence ATGAGCAGCCCCGCCGTTCCCCTGGTCGTCGGCCGTCACCGCGCCACCACCGTGCGCACCATGGCTCCGCGTCGCAGCTCGACCCCGGTCACCGCCGGTGGCACGTCGCCGGCCCCCGCGCCGCGGCGACCCGTCCGGCGTACGGCCCGGGTCCTGCGCCGCCTCGGCCGGGTCGTCACCTCGCTGCTGGTCGTGGCCGCTCTGGCCTTCTTCCTGTTCTTCGCCGTCGGCCCGCACGTGCTGGGCTACCGCACCGCCACGATGCTCACCGGCTCGATGGAGCCCGGCATCATGGTCGGCGACGTGGTGGTGACCGCCGAGCGGCCGATCGCCGACGTGACCGTCGGCGACGTGATCACCTACGCCATCCCGATCGAGGACAACCGCGTCGAGACCCACCGGGTCACCGAGGTCATCCGCGGCGAGGACGGCTCGGTCGCCGTGCGCACCAAGGGCGACAACAACCCCAACGTCGACCCGTGGGTCGCGACCCTCGAGGGCGACACGGTCTGGGAGGTACAGGCCGTCGTCCCGAAGGTCGGCTCCGTGATCCGCGCCCTGCGTACCCCGGTCCTCAACGACGTGATCCTGTACGGCGCACTGGGGGCGGTGCTCCTCCTCGGCCTGGGCCGCATCTGGGCCAGCGAGGACAGCGACGACAGCGACGACGCCGACGACGCCGAGGCCTGA
- a CDS encoding TasA family protein, with protein MASNTSFSKTASSRKSVTRVVASVALVAGATAVAGLGTFGSFTSSTDATEAVAAGETRIELAGQGTQGLDVAAVNLVPGDTVERAVQLSRAGATEGFGSVALSTTSAAAVPSILTSDAKDGLQLSIDQCATAWVKAAESKKMTCAGEVTSILSSVPAIAANRDLAAVTKTLNGESKVSNLRITLALPQSAGNDFQLKSDSVKFVFDATQRAAEAR; from the coding sequence ATGGCCTCGAACACCTCCTTCTCGAAGACCGCTTCTTCTCGCAAGTCCGTTACTCGTGTCGTCGCGTCGGTGGCGCTGGTTGCTGGTGCGACGGCGGTGGCGGGTCTGGGCACGTTCGGTTCGTTCACGTCCTCGACCGACGCGACTGAGGCGGTGGCGGCGGGGGAGACGCGGATCGAGCTGGCCGGGCAGGGCACGCAGGGTCTGGACGTGGCTGCGGTGAACCTGGTGCCCGGTGACACCGTGGAGCGGGCGGTGCAGCTGAGCCGTGCTGGTGCTACCGAGGGGTTCGGGTCGGTGGCGCTGTCCACGACGTCGGCGGCCGCGGTGCCCTCGATCCTGACCAGCGACGCCAAGGACGGGCTGCAGCTGTCCATCGACCAGTGCGCCACGGCGTGGGTCAAGGCGGCTGAGTCGAAGAAGATGACGTGTGCCGGTGAGGTGACCTCGATCCTGTCCTCGGTGCCCGCGATCGCGGCGAACCGTGACCTGGCGGCGGTGACCAAGACCCTCAACGGCGAGTCGAAGGTCTCGAACCTGCGGATCACCCTGGCCCTGCCCCAGAGCGCGGGCAACGACTTCCAGCTCAAGAGCGACAGCGTGAAGTTCGTCTTCGACGCCACCCAGCGCGCCGCCGAGGCCCGCTGA
- a CDS encoding isocitrate lyase/PEP mutase family protein, giving the protein MSELQDKATHLLGLHRDPTLLTVVNVWDVISARVVADGIGTTALATASHSIAASFGYEDGENIPVDLMIEACGRIAAATDLPVSADLEAGYGHPVETVRKALGVGIVGANIEDQMRPLLEAATIVEDVMAAADDEGVDFVLNARTDAFLLAGDRDRGAVLGDAVERGKAFLDAGAPAVFVPGRLSEEEVVTLVDAFGPQRLTMIGVPGNPALDRLEELGVARVSYGPMPQRVALTALQELVEEVHRGGGVPDSMRPLN; this is encoded by the coding sequence ATGAGCGAGCTCCAGGACAAGGCCACGCACCTGCTCGGGCTGCACCGCGACCCGACCCTGCTCACCGTCGTCAACGTGTGGGACGTGATCAGCGCCCGCGTCGTCGCCGACGGGATCGGCACGACCGCGCTGGCCACCGCCAGCCACTCGATCGCGGCCTCGTTCGGCTACGAGGACGGCGAGAACATCCCGGTCGACCTGATGATCGAGGCCTGCGGACGGATCGCGGCCGCCACCGACCTGCCCGTCAGCGCCGACCTCGAGGCCGGCTACGGCCATCCCGTCGAGACCGTGCGCAAGGCGCTGGGCGTCGGCATCGTCGGCGCCAACATCGAGGACCAGATGCGCCCGCTGCTCGAGGCCGCCACGATCGTCGAGGACGTGATGGCCGCGGCCGACGACGAGGGCGTCGACTTCGTGCTCAACGCTCGCACCGACGCGTTCCTGCTGGCCGGCGACCGCGACCGCGGCGCCGTGCTGGGCGACGCGGTCGAGCGGGGCAAGGCGTTCCTCGACGCGGGGGCGCCGGCGGTCTTCGTGCCGGGGCGGCTCAGCGAGGAGGAGGTCGTGACCCTGGTCGACGCCTTCGGCCCGCAGCGCCTGACCATGATCGGCGTGCCCGGCAACCCGGCGCTCGACCGGCTCGAGGAGCTGGGGGTCGCCCGGGTCTCCTACGGCCCGATGCCGCAGCGCGTCGCCCTGACGGCGTTGCAGGAGCTGGTCGAGGAGGTGCACCGCGGGGGCGGGGTGCCCGACTCGATGCGCCCACTGAACTGA
- a CDS encoding pyridoxamine 5'-phosphate oxidase family protein, protein MDSASGVRLEELDEETCWRLVASVPVGRIAWNETGGPVVLPVNHVVADGTVVVRTGAWSGLERHVDDSDVAYEVDEVDEATRAGWSVLVRGLAEVSYDDDAGARPEPWAGGARPVTVRVHPRSISGRRLVVDRDPQES, encoded by the coding sequence GTGGACAGCGCGAGCGGCGTACGGCTGGAGGAGCTCGACGAGGAGACCTGCTGGCGGCTGGTCGCCTCGGTGCCGGTCGGGCGGATCGCGTGGAACGAGACCGGTGGGCCGGTGGTGCTGCCGGTGAACCACGTGGTGGCCGACGGCACCGTGGTCGTGCGCACCGGCGCCTGGTCGGGGCTCGAGCGCCACGTCGACGACAGCGACGTCGCCTACGAGGTCGACGAGGTCGACGAGGCCACCCGGGCGGGCTGGAGCGTGCTGGTCCGCGGGCTCGCCGAGGTGTCGTACGACGACGACGCCGGCGCCCGGCCCGAGCCCTGGGCGGGGGGCGCGCGCCCGGTGACGGTGCGGGTGCACCCGCGCAGCATCAGCGGACGCCGGCTGGTGGTCGACCGCGACCCGCAGGAGTCCTAG
- a CDS encoding bifunctional [glutamine synthetase] adenylyltransferase/[glutamine synthetase]-adenylyl-L-tyrosine phosphorylase: MSRPATTKGQLLRLGFSDAEKSLQRLDEVGPAAPALLPLLARTADPDHAVAGLVRLLEAAGDDAAQLLSRVGDDEGLATRLFAVLGASEALSDHLARHPEQWRELDDPTLECSRPAAYAVREAVLRALGADPADTVPVAQGDDAALVDVLRVEYRRVLLRLAARDLAHGAGVDDVAAELSDLAAATLEGGLAIARQRMGDKALLARLGVVAMGKCGAHELNYVSDVDVIFVYEPADESGDDHAANRAASQLAAHLMRICSEPTAEGEIWPVDANLRPEGKSGPLVRTLASHQGYYEKWAKTWEFQALLKARPVAGDIELGRAYVEMVAPMVWSAAERDGFVEDTQAMRRRVLDHIPAKEAERQLKLGAGGLRDVEFAVQLLQMVHGRADETIRAPTTLSALADLTRGGYIGREDGEQLHDAYAFLRTLEHRIQLHRLRRTHVIPDDTEALRRLGRSMGHLKSSVDALRKELEHHRREVRRLHQKLFYRPLLAAVAQLPGEQARLSPEAARDRLAALGYADPRAALRHLEALTSGVTRSANIQRTLLPVLLEWFADGPDPDAGLFGFRRISEALGETPWYLTTLRDEGEVAQRLARVLSTSRYATSLLEREPQGVRMLGQSLAPMDAESLTAEMRAAAARRDDAEKAVRAVRAVRRRELFRIASGDLLGLTDVEDVGAGLSRLTDATLEVTLEVVGESVRRAKGLDRAPTRMAMVAMGRYGGFELSYGSDADVLFVHEPVSGADGHEAATYAQAVANELRRLLALPGTDPALVVDADLRPEGKQGALVRTLESYAAYYEKWSAVWEAQALLRADAVVGDPDLCRRFQELVDPLRYPEGGISEDDVVEVRRIKARVDEERLPRGADRKTHLKLGRGGLADIEWTVQLLQMRYAGQVPGLRTSRTLPALAAAQEAGLLAAEDAALLAQAWRRVSRTRNAVTLVRGAPSDQVPSDLRERAAVAAILGYAEGTSEQMVDDHLRMTRLAHAVVERVFWE, from the coding sequence GTGAGCCGGCCGGCGACCACGAAGGGCCAGCTGCTGCGGCTGGGCTTCAGCGACGCCGAGAAGTCGCTGCAGCGGCTCGACGAGGTCGGCCCGGCCGCTCCCGCGCTGCTGCCGCTGCTGGCCCGCACCGCCGACCCCGACCACGCCGTCGCGGGCCTGGTGCGACTGCTCGAGGCGGCCGGCGACGACGCCGCGCAGCTGCTCTCCCGGGTGGGCGACGACGAGGGCCTGGCCACCAGGCTCTTCGCGGTGCTCGGGGCCAGCGAGGCGCTCAGCGACCACCTCGCGCGCCACCCCGAGCAGTGGCGCGAGCTCGACGACCCGACGCTGGAGTGCAGCCGCCCGGCGGCGTACGCCGTGCGCGAGGCGGTGCTGCGCGCCCTGGGCGCCGACCCGGCCGACACGGTGCCGGTGGCGCAGGGCGACGACGCGGCGCTGGTCGACGTGCTGCGCGTGGAGTACCGCCGGGTGCTGCTGCGGCTCGCCGCGCGCGACCTGGCCCACGGCGCCGGCGTCGACGACGTGGCCGCCGAGCTCTCCGACCTGGCGGCCGCGACCCTCGAGGGCGGGCTGGCGATCGCGCGCCAGCGGATGGGCGACAAGGCGCTGCTGGCCCGGCTGGGCGTGGTCGCGATGGGCAAGTGCGGCGCGCACGAGCTCAACTACGTCTCCGACGTCGACGTCATCTTCGTCTACGAGCCGGCCGACGAGAGCGGCGACGACCACGCCGCCAACCGCGCCGCCTCCCAGCTGGCCGCCCACCTGATGCGGATCTGCTCCGAGCCCACCGCCGAGGGCGAGATCTGGCCGGTCGACGCCAACCTGCGCCCCGAGGGCAAGTCGGGCCCGTTGGTGCGCACCCTGGCCAGCCACCAGGGCTACTACGAGAAGTGGGCGAAGACCTGGGAGTTCCAGGCGCTGCTCAAGGCCCGTCCGGTCGCCGGCGACATCGAGCTGGGCCGGGCGTACGTCGAGATGGTCGCGCCGATGGTCTGGAGCGCGGCCGAGCGCGACGGGTTCGTCGAGGACACCCAGGCCATGCGTCGCCGGGTGCTCGACCACATCCCCGCCAAGGAGGCCGAGCGCCAGCTCAAGCTGGGCGCCGGCGGGCTGCGCGACGTGGAGTTCGCGGTCCAGCTGCTGCAGATGGTGCACGGGCGCGCCGACGAGACGATCCGCGCGCCCACGACCCTCAGCGCGCTGGCCGACCTGACCCGGGGCGGCTACATCGGCCGTGAGGACGGCGAGCAGCTGCACGACGCCTACGCGTTCCTGCGCACCCTCGAGCACCGCATCCAGCTGCACCGGCTGCGGCGCACCCACGTGATCCCCGACGACACCGAGGCGCTGCGCCGCCTCGGGCGCAGCATGGGGCACCTCAAGAGCTCCGTCGACGCGCTGCGCAAGGAGCTCGAGCACCACCGGCGCGAGGTGCGCCGGCTGCACCAGAAGCTCTTCTACCGCCCGCTGCTGGCCGCGGTGGCCCAGCTGCCCGGCGAGCAGGCCCGGCTCTCGCCGGAGGCCGCCCGCGACCGCCTGGCCGCGCTGGGCTACGCCGACCCGCGTGCCGCGCTGCGCCACCTCGAGGCGCTGACCAGCGGCGTCACCCGCTCGGCCAACATCCAGCGCACCCTGCTGCCGGTGCTGCTCGAGTGGTTCGCCGACGGCCCCGACCCCGACGCCGGCCTGTTCGGCTTCCGGCGGATCTCCGAGGCGCTGGGCGAGACGCCGTGGTACCTCACCACGCTGCGCGACGAGGGCGAGGTGGCCCAGCGGCTCGCGCGGGTGCTCTCCACCTCGCGCTACGCCACCAGCCTGCTGGAGCGCGAGCCGCAGGGCGTGCGGATGCTGGGCCAGTCGCTGGCCCCGATGGACGCCGAGTCGCTGACCGCCGAGATGCGCGCCGCCGCGGCGCGGCGCGACGACGCCGAGAAGGCGGTGCGGGCGGTGCGCGCGGTGCGCCGGCGCGAGCTGTTCCGCATCGCCTCCGGCGACCTGCTCGGGCTCACCGACGTCGAGGACGTCGGAGCCGGTCTCTCCCGCCTCACCGACGCCACGCTCGAGGTGACCCTCGAGGTGGTGGGCGAGTCGGTGCGCCGGGCCAAGGGCCTCGACCGGGCCCCGACCCGGATGGCGATGGTCGCGATGGGCCGCTACGGCGGCTTCGAGCTGTCCTACGGCTCCGACGCCGACGTGCTGTTCGTGCACGAGCCGGTCAGCGGCGCCGACGGCCACGAGGCGGCGACGTACGCCCAGGCGGTCGCCAACGAGCTGCGCCGGCTGCTGGCGCTGCCGGGCACCGACCCGGCCCTGGTCGTCGACGCCGACCTGCGCCCCGAGGGCAAGCAGGGGGCGCTGGTGCGCACCCTCGAGTCCTACGCCGCCTACTACGAGAAGTGGTCGGCGGTCTGGGAGGCGCAGGCGCTGCTGCGCGCCGACGCCGTGGTCGGCGACCCCGACCTGTGCCGGCGCTTCCAGGAGCTCGTCGACCCGCTGCGCTACCCCGAGGGCGGCATCAGCGAGGACGACGTGGTCGAGGTGCGCCGCATCAAGGCCCGCGTCGACGAGGAGCGGCTGCCGCGCGGGGCCGACCGCAAGACCCACCTCAAGCTGGGTCGCGGCGGGCTCGCCGACATCGAGTGGACCGTGCAGCTGCTGCAGATGCGCTACGCCGGCCAGGTGCCGGGGCTGCGCACCTCGCGCACCCTGCCGGCCCTGGCCGCCGCCCAGGAGGCGGGGCTGCTGGCGGCCGAGGACGCCGCGCTGCTGGCCCAGGCCTGGCGCCGCGTCAGCCGCACCCGCAACGCCGTGACGCTGGTGCGCGGCGCCCCCAGCGACCAGGTGCCCTCCGACCTGCGCGAGCGGGCCGCGGTCGCGGCGATCCTGGGCTACGCCGAGGGCACCTCCGAGCAGATGGTCGACGACCACCTGCGGATGACGCGGCTGGCGCACGCCGTGGTCGAGCGGGTGTTCTGGGAGTAG
- a CDS encoding type 1 glutamine amidotransferase, with protein sequence MPRPPRVLVVQHEDDCPPALVGGWLADAGCELEVCRPYAGDALPVDPAAYDALLVLGGSMGADEDADHAWLGPTKLLLREAVGAEVPTLGICLGHQLLASALGGRVEVNPRGRTVGLVPVEWTDDAADDPLVGALATARRGVHWNNDVVTELAPGALVLARTPQGDVEVVRHGPAAWGVQLHPEVDAAVVARWAASDDKPAPGVDTAAEVARVDAARPELDEAWAPLALSFARLVGERALR encoded by the coding sequence GTGCCGCGCCCACCCCGAGTGCTGGTGGTCCAGCACGAGGACGACTGCCCGCCGGCCCTGGTCGGCGGGTGGCTCGCCGACGCCGGGTGCGAGCTCGAGGTGTGCCGCCCGTACGCCGGCGACGCGCTGCCCGTCGACCCCGCGGCGTACGACGCGCTGCTGGTGCTGGGCGGCTCGATGGGCGCCGACGAGGACGCCGACCACGCCTGGCTGGGCCCCACCAAGCTGCTGCTGCGCGAGGCGGTGGGCGCCGAGGTGCCGACCCTGGGCATCTGCCTGGGCCACCAGCTGCTGGCCAGCGCGTTGGGTGGGCGCGTCGAGGTCAACCCGCGCGGGCGCACCGTCGGCCTGGTGCCGGTGGAGTGGACCGACGACGCCGCCGACGACCCGCTGGTCGGCGCGCTGGCCACCGCGCGGCGCGGCGTGCACTGGAACAACGACGTGGTCACCGAGCTGGCGCCGGGCGCGCTGGTGCTGGCCCGCACCCCGCAGGGCGACGTCGAGGTGGTGCGCCACGGCCCGGCCGCCTGGGGCGTGCAGCTGCACCCCGAGGTCGACGCGGCGGTCGTGGCCCGGTGGGCGGCCTCCGACGACAAGCCGGCGCCCGGCGTCGACACCGCCGCCGAGGTGGCCCGCGTCGACGCGGCCCGCCCCGAGCTCGACGAGGCCTGGGCCCCGCTCGCGCTGTCCTTCGCGCGGCTGGTCGGGGAGCGAGCCCTCCGGTGA